In one Silene latifolia isolate original U9 population chromosome 10, ASM4854445v1, whole genome shotgun sequence genomic region, the following are encoded:
- the LOC141608148 gene encoding protein FAR-RED IMPAIRED RESPONSE 1-like, which yields MGSRSSSNVITIEGQMVEVIASQSISEISALDIDVPEIVQDDVVHEAEVIEEAEVIEDAEEEEASGSSNMNRIFGCPTHLKPVIGMVFDTLELDIAFYEAYGKECGFVTRKGSQKNKQGVTTHKTCLCNKAGECEAKGKKHRRQRTRVGYPARINFKRIANGKYQIYGFVEGHNHMQATPLTMVHLTQTRELNIVHKKMIVDNSKVNKGPVMTYRMFMEYVRGYHNVGASLEDFKNFSRDIKKFLSEGDAQMLIEHFMKIKRICPSFYFDFEVDEKDLGIKGGLKKVFKDKVQHRYSMWHILKKLPEKVGPVICRETELLKEINSCVWGEDVEPAEFEERWTAIVEAHGLSDNEWLQEKPRKACSRNLHSEYFRGVQSGNKSSMLYMCHWGQRKDKNHAILYIDVKDRERKKDYKVGYKTTEVKLVCNCKKFERHGILCRHILCVLKDYGFEKIPSEYLLNRWSKLATYQPIFNSDGQLLADCRSVDAQKNKLTELWSEMFTCVSLVEQSPVNCDELLTILRGFKERVLAETTSSVVDDGGNSSIGKKRDKNAEIGMLLGTSVPSEITILPPRQCKNKGSGKRMISQRERAGEVNKKPLRRCKACGQMANHDSRNCDRPKDH from the exons ATGGGGTCGCGTAGTTCTTCTAATGTCATTACAATTGAAGGACAGATGGTTGAAGTTATTGCATCTCAATCCATATCAGAAATATCTGCCCTTGACATTGATGTTCCTGAAATCGTACAAG ATGACGTAGTACACGAGGCAGAGGTAATAGAGGAGGCAGAGGTAATAGAGgatgcagaggaggaggaggcgtCTGGTTCAAGCAACATGAATCGGATTTTTGGTTGTCCTACCCATCTCAAGCCTGTTATTGGTATGGTCTTTGATACACTTGAACTCGATATTGCCTTTTATGAAGCATATGGAAAAGAATGTGGGTTTGTGACTAGAAAAGGCTCACAAAAGAATAAACAGGGTGTCACTACACATAAAACGTGTTTGTGTAATAAGGCTGGAGAATGTGAAGCCAAAGGAAAAAaacaccgtaggcaaaggactaggGTAGGTTACCCTGCAAGGATTAACTTTAAACGAATTGCTAATGGTAAATACCAAATTTATGGTTTTGTTGAAGGGCATAATCATATGCAAGCTACACCATTAACAATGGTACATCTGACGCAAACGAGAGAATTGAATATAGTTCATAAAAAAATGATAGTTGACAACTCAAAGGTTAACAAAGGTCCAGTTATGACCTATAGGATGTTTATGGAGTATGTCAGAGGTTATCATAATGTGGGTGCTTCATTGGAAGACTTTAAAAACTTTTCAAGGGATATAAAAAAGTTCTTGTCAGAAGGGGATGCTCAAATGCTTATTGagcattttatgaaaataaaaagaATTTGTCCATCCTTTTACTTTGACTTTGAGGTGGATGAGAAAG ATTTGGGGATAAAAGGAGGACTTAAGAAAGTCTTTAAAGATAAAGTGCAACATAGATATAGCATGTGGCACATATTGAAGAAGTTGCCAGAGAAGGTAGGGCCTGTGATATGTAGAGAAACTGAGTTATTGAAAGAGATAAACTCATGTGTTTGGGGCGAAGATGTGGAGCCTGCTGAATTTGAGGAAAGATGGACAGCTATTGTGGAAGCTCATGGGTTGTCGGATAATGAGTGGCTTCAGGAAAA ACCTAGAAAAGCATGCAGCAGAAACCTACACTCCGAGTATTTTCGAGGAGTTCAAAGTGGAAATAAAAGCAGCATGCTTTACATGTGTCATTGGGGACAAAGAAAAGATAAGAATCATGCAATTCTCTACATAGACGTCAAGGATCGTGAGAGAAAGAAAGACTATAAGGTGGGTTATAAGACAACTGAAGTGAAACTAGTATGCAATTGCAAGAAATTTGAAAGACATGGAATACTCTGTCGACATATTCTCTGTGTCCTTAAAGATTATGGTTTTGAGAAAATTCCAAGCGAATACCTACTTAATAGGTGGAGCAAACTAGCAACCTACCAGCCAATCTTCAATTCTGATGGGCAGTTGCTTGCTGATTGCAGATCAGTCGATGCACAAAAGAACAAACTGACTGAATTGTGGTCAGAAATGTTCACTTGTGTGTCACTAGTTGAACAGAGTCCTGTTAATTGTGATGAGTTGCTAACCATTTTACGCGGGTTCAAGGAAAGGGTACTTGCAGAAACAACAAGTAGTGTCGTTGATGATGGTGGTAATAGTAGTATTGGAAAGAAAAGGGACAAAAATGCGGAAATTGGAATGCTCTTGGGAACAAGTGTGCCTAGTGAAATTACAATTTTGCCTCCAAGACAATGCAAAAACAAAGGCTCGGGAAAAAGAATGATTTCACAAAGAGAAAGAGCGGGGGAAGTCAATAAGAAACCACTAAGAAGATGCAAGGCTTGTGGGCAGATGGCGAACCACGACAGCAGGAATTGTGACCGACCAAAGGATCACTGA